The Mycolicibacterium flavescens genome has a segment encoding these proteins:
- a CDS encoding Protein of uncharacterised function (DUF3710) gives MAFGKRKDNEIGDVDDVAGQATGDAIDDELEGPFDIEDFDDAETAAAGRLDLGSVLIPLPAGGQVQVELTPQGVPSAIWVVTPHGRFTVAAYAAPKSSGLWREIAGELADSLRKDGAQVSIKDGPWGREVVGVAAAQQGQAAQQGQPGVVRFIGVDGYRWMIRCVVNGPQEDIDTLAAEAREALADTVVRRGETPLPVRTPLAVELPEPMANQLREAAAAQQAAQQAQQGQPPGQQAPVARRSEQGSAMQQLRTITGG, from the coding sequence ATGGCATTCGGTAAACGCAAAGACAACGAGATCGGTGACGTCGACGATGTCGCCGGGCAGGCGACGGGCGACGCGATCGACGACGAACTGGAAGGCCCGTTCGACATCGAGGACTTCGACGACGCCGAGACGGCCGCCGCCGGCCGGCTGGATCTGGGCTCGGTCCTGATCCCCTTGCCCGCGGGTGGTCAGGTCCAGGTCGAGCTGACGCCGCAGGGCGTGCCCAGCGCGATATGGGTCGTCACTCCACACGGCCGGTTCACCGTCGCCGCGTACGCCGCTCCCAAGAGCAGCGGCCTGTGGCGCGAGATCGCCGGAGAGCTCGCCGACTCGTTGCGCAAGGACGGCGCCCAGGTGTCGATCAAGGACGGGCCGTGGGGCCGCGAGGTCGTCGGCGTGGCCGCCGCGCAGCAGGGCCAGGCAGCGCAGCAGGGGCAACCCGGCGTGGTGCGCTTCATCGGCGTCGACGGTTACCGCTGGATGATCCGCTGCGTCGTCAACGGCCCACAGGAAGACATCGACACACTGGCCGCCGAAGCGCGAGAAGCGTTGGCCGACACCGTTGTTCGTCGCGGAGAGACTCCGTTGCCGGTGCGCACGCCGCTGGCGGTCGAGCTGCCGGAGCCGATGGCGAACCAGCTGCGCGAGGCCGCCGCGGCACAGCAGGCCGCACAGCAGGCGCAACAAGGCCAGCCGCCCGGTCAGCAGGCACCGGTCGCGCGCCGCAGCGAACAAGGGTCGGCGATGCAGCAGTTGCGGACAATCACCGGCGGCTGA
- a CDS encoding dUTPase, translated as MATDYDAPRRTETDDVSEDSLEELKARRNEAQSAVVDVDESESAESFELPGADLSGEELSVRVVPKQADEFTCSSCFLVHHRSRLASEKNGMMICSDCAA; from the coding sequence ATGGCTACCGATTACGACGCCCCACGGCGCACCGAGACCGATGACGTCTCGGAAGATTCGCTCGAAGAGTTGAAGGCGCGGCGTAACGAGGCCCAGTCGGCGGTTGTCGACGTCGACGAGTCGGAGTCCGCCGAGTCCTTCGAATTGCCCGGCGCCGACCTGTCCGGCGAAGAGCTGTCGGTACGCGTGGTCCCCAAGCAGGCCGACGAGTTCACCTGCTCGAGCTGCTTCCTTGTCCACCACCGCAGCCGTCTGGCCAGCGAGAAGAACGGCATGATGATCTGTTCGGACTGCGCTGCCTGA
- the ppgK gene encoding transcriptional regulator/sugar kinase, protein MTATNSPPVTQSVNGSQRRGFGIDVGGSGVKGGIVDLNTGQLIGERFKLATPQPATPEAVSKTVAAVVREFGWTEKVGVTYPGVVTEGIVRTAANVDKEWIGSNASEFYSNALDGQPVTVLNDADAAGLAEEKFGAGRDNTGVIVLLTFGTGIGSAVIHNGALLPNTEFGHLEVGGKEAEHRAASSVKERKGWNYERWTVEVTKVLVAVENAIWPDLFIAGGGISRKADKWIPLLKNRTPVVAAALQNTAGIVGAAMAAEVDVTATAK, encoded by the coding sequence ATGACCGCGACCAATTCACCACCCGTCACCCAGAGCGTCAACGGGAGCCAGCGGCGCGGATTCGGAATCGACGTCGGTGGCAGCGGCGTCAAGGGCGGAATCGTCGACCTGAACACCGGCCAGTTGATCGGCGAGCGATTCAAGCTGGCGACCCCCCAGCCCGCGACTCCCGAGGCGGTCAGCAAGACGGTCGCGGCCGTGGTCCGGGAATTCGGCTGGACCGAGAAGGTCGGCGTCACCTACCCCGGCGTGGTCACCGAGGGGATCGTGCGCACCGCGGCCAACGTCGACAAGGAATGGATCGGCAGCAACGCCAGCGAGTTCTACAGCAACGCGCTCGACGGACAGCCGGTCACGGTTCTCAACGACGCCGACGCCGCCGGGCTGGCCGAGGAGAAGTTCGGCGCGGGCCGAGACAACACCGGCGTGATTGTGCTGCTGACCTTCGGCACCGGAATCGGTTCGGCCGTGATCCACAACGGCGCGCTGCTGCCCAACACCGAGTTCGGTCATCTCGAGGTCGGCGGCAAGGAAGCCGAGCATCGCGCCGCGTCGTCGGTGAAGGAACGCAAGGGCTGGAACTACGAGCGCTGGACCGTCGAGGTGACGAAGGTGCTGGTAGCGGTCGAAAACGCGATCTGGCCGGACCTGTTCATCGCCGGCGGCGGCATCAGCCGCAAGGCCGATAAATGGATTCCGCTGCTCAAGAACCGCACGCCGGTGGTGGCCGCGGCTCTGCAGAACACGGCGGGCATCGTGGGCGCCGCGATGGCTGCTGAGGTGGATGTCACAGCTACCGCCAAGTAG
- the trkA_2 gene encoding TrkA domain-containing protein has product MRVVVMGCGRVGALLSDSLSRIGHDVAVIDRDGTAFHRLSPEFNGERVLGMGFDRDVLLRAGIEEAGAFAAVSSGDNSNIISARVARETFGVERVVARIYDAKRAAVYERLGIPTVATVPWTTDRLLNVLTRETETTKWRDPTGNVGVTELALHEAWVGRRITELETATGGRVAFLIRFGAGLLPDAKTVIQASDQVFMAAIAGHIAEALAIAALPPSEDLEG; this is encoded by the coding sequence GTGCGTGTAGTGGTGATGGGCTGCGGCCGGGTCGGCGCGTTGCTCTCGGACAGCCTCTCCCGGATCGGCCACGACGTCGCGGTCATCGACCGCGACGGCACGGCATTTCACCGGCTCTCACCCGAGTTCAACGGGGAGCGGGTGCTCGGCATGGGCTTCGACCGCGACGTGCTGCTGCGGGCGGGCATCGAAGAAGCCGGCGCGTTCGCCGCGGTGTCCTCGGGTGACAACTCCAACATCATCTCCGCGCGGGTCGCCCGCGAGACCTTCGGCGTCGAGCGTGTGGTCGCCCGGATCTACGACGCCAAGCGCGCCGCGGTCTACGAACGGCTGGGCATCCCGACGGTGGCCACCGTGCCGTGGACGACCGACCGTCTGCTCAACGTGCTGACCCGCGAGACCGAAACCACCAAGTGGCGCGACCCCACCGGCAATGTCGGTGTCACCGAACTGGCGCTGCACGAGGCGTGGGTGGGCCGCCGCATCACCGAGCTCGAGACGGCCACCGGCGGCCGGGTGGCGTTCCTGATCCGGTTCGGTGCCGGATTGCTGCCCGATGCGAAGACCGTCATCCAGGCCAGCGACCAAGTGTTCATGGCCGCGATCGCCGGCCATATCGCCGAGGCTCTGGCCATCGCGGCGCTGCCGCCGAGCGAGGACCTCGAGGGATGA
- a CDS encoding Protein of uncharacterised function (DUF3093): MSDTRATTQSVRYRERLWVPWWWWPPGLGLAALIALEINMGIPGIPEWLPYAVLLPVAAVVLLWLGRTEVRVVSGPGGTELWAGPAHLPANVITRSAKVPRSAKSAALGRQLDPAAYVVHRAWVGPMVLVVLDDPDDPTPYWLVSCRQPERVLAALNS; encoded by the coding sequence GTGTCCGACACGCGCGCCACGACGCAATCCGTTCGCTACCGCGAGCGGCTCTGGGTGCCGTGGTGGTGGTGGCCGCCCGGTCTGGGTCTCGCGGCGCTCATCGCGCTCGAGATCAACATGGGCATTCCCGGCATACCCGAATGGTTGCCGTACGCAGTGCTGTTGCCTGTCGCCGCCGTCGTCTTGTTATGGCTGGGCCGTACGGAGGTGCGGGTCGTCAGCGGGCCCGGCGGCACCGAGCTGTGGGCTGGTCCCGCGCATCTGCCCGCCAACGTGATCACCCGGTCGGCCAAGGTGCCGCGGAGCGCGAAGTCCGCGGCGCTGGGGCGCCAACTGGATCCGGCCGCCTACGTCGTTCATCGGGCATGGGTGGGCCCGATGGTTCTGGTGGTGCTCGACGATCCGGACGATCCGACGCCGTATTGGCTGGTCAGTTGCCGTCAGCCGGAGAGGGTGCTGGCGGCGCTGAACAGTTGA
- a CDS encoding Protein of uncharacterised function (DUF3159) gives MSDPGTEPGQPKTHQPTKANAVLDQMGGVSGLIYSTLPVVAFVPISQTVGLIPAIVAALGVAGIILAWRLARRESAQPAISGFFGVGICALIAYVMGESKGYFLLGIWTSLFWAAVFTVSVVIRRPVVGYVWGWVNGHGRDWRGVRRAVTAFDVATLFWAAVFASRFIVQRHLYDADQTGWLGVARISMGWPLTAVAAVVTYLAIRTAQKAINARESSDEANAPTGG, from the coding sequence GTGAGCGACCCCGGAACCGAACCGGGGCAGCCGAAAACCCATCAGCCGACGAAGGCCAACGCCGTCCTCGACCAGATGGGCGGGGTCAGCGGTCTGATCTACTCGACGTTGCCGGTGGTGGCGTTCGTTCCGATCTCCCAGACCGTCGGGCTCATCCCCGCCATCGTCGCCGCGCTCGGCGTGGCCGGCATCATCCTCGCGTGGCGGCTCGCTCGGCGGGAGTCCGCCCAGCCCGCGATCTCCGGCTTCTTCGGTGTCGGGATCTGCGCATTGATCGCCTACGTGATGGGGGAGTCGAAAGGCTACTTCCTGCTTGGCATTTGGACGTCGTTGTTCTGGGCGGCGGTGTTCACCGTGTCGGTGGTGATTCGCCGGCCCGTCGTGGGTTATGTCTGGGGCTGGGTCAACGGACACGGCCGGGACTGGCGCGGGGTACGCAGGGCGGTGACGGCGTTCGACGTCGCGACGCTGTTCTGGGCGGCGGTGTTCGCCTCCCGCTTCATCGTTCAGCGGCATCTCTACGACGCCGACCAGACCGGGTGGCTGGGTGTCGCGCGAATCTCGATGGGCTGGCCGTTGACGGCGGTCGCGGCGGTGGTGACCTATCTGGCGATCCGGACCGCGCAGAAAGCCATCAACGCGCGCGAGTCCTCCGACGAAGCCAACGCCCCGACCGGAGGCTGA
- a CDS encoding hypothetical alanine rich protein, with protein MTVFLRGVTTVLLPGTGSDDDFVYRAFSAALHEQGATLVTPAPQPHRLVAGYRDALDDAARSGPIAVGGVSIGAAVATAWALAHPGRTVAVLAALPAWTGSPQHAPAAAAARHSAELLRRDGLAATSAAMRASSPRWLGDELTRSWLGQWPALPEAMEEAANYVAPTRAELAQLAVPLGVAAASDDPVHPIEVAAEWVTAAPQAALRTVTLDEFGADPAVLGAACVAALLEACGGVRPGTR; from the coding sequence ATGACGGTCTTTCTGCGCGGCGTCACGACGGTGCTGCTACCGGGCACCGGATCCGACGACGACTTCGTCTACCGGGCATTTTCCGCCGCCTTGCACGAGCAGGGTGCGACGCTCGTCACACCCGCGCCTCAGCCGCACCGGCTCGTCGCCGGCTACCGGGACGCACTCGACGACGCCGCGCGCAGCGGACCCATCGCCGTTGGCGGCGTGTCGATCGGCGCGGCGGTCGCCACAGCATGGGCGCTGGCGCATCCGGGCCGGACGGTTGCGGTGCTCGCGGCGCTTCCGGCGTGGACCGGCTCCCCGCAGCATGCACCCGCGGCGGCCGCCGCGCGTCACTCCGCCGAACTGCTGCGCCGCGACGGGCTCGCGGCCACCAGCGCGGCGATGCGCGCGTCGAGCCCGCGGTGGCTGGGCGATGAGCTGACCCGGTCGTGGCTCGGGCAATGGCCGGCCCTGCCGGAGGCGATGGAGGAGGCGGCGAACTACGTCGCACCCACCCGCGCCGAATTGGCGCAGTTGGCCGTCCCGCTGGGCGTCGCGGCCGCCAGCGACGATCCCGTGCATCCGATCGAGGTGGCCGCCGAATGGGTGACCGCGGCGCCGCAGGCGGCGCTGCGGACCGTCACGCTCGACGAATTCGGCGCCGACCCGGCGGTGTTGGGAGCCGCGTGCGTGGCCGCCCTGCTGGAGGCCTGCGGCGGGGTCAGGCCTGGCACGCGTTAA
- the trkA_3 gene encoding K+ transport system, NAD-binding component encodes MKVAIAGAGAVGRSIARELVDTHEVTLLERNPDHIDVDAIPSAQWRLGDACELTLLESVQLEQFDVVIAATGDDKVNVVVSLLAKTEFAVPRVVARVNDPRNEWLFDESWGVDVAVSTPRMLASLVEEAVAVGDLVRLMEFRKGQANLVEITLPDDTPWGGKPVKRLELPRDCTLVAILRGPRVIVPESDEPLEGGDELLFVAVAEAEDQLQDLLLHPQLR; translated from the coding sequence ATGAAGGTCGCCATCGCCGGGGCCGGCGCCGTCGGCCGGTCCATCGCCCGTGAGCTGGTCGACACCCACGAAGTGACGCTGCTGGAACGCAATCCCGACCACATCGACGTCGACGCGATACCTTCGGCGCAGTGGCGGCTGGGCGACGCCTGCGAGCTGACCCTGCTCGAATCCGTTCAACTCGAGCAGTTCGACGTGGTGATCGCGGCCACCGGCGACGACAAGGTCAACGTCGTGGTCAGCCTCCTGGCCAAGACCGAGTTCGCCGTGCCGCGGGTGGTCGCCCGCGTCAACGACCCGCGCAACGAGTGGTTGTTCGACGAGAGCTGGGGCGTCGACGTGGCGGTGTCGACGCCGCGGATGCTGGCCTCCCTCGTGGAGGAGGCGGTGGCGGTCGGCGACCTGGTGCGGCTGATGGAGTTCCGCAAGGGGCAGGCCAACCTCGTCGAGATCACGCTGCCCGACGACACTCCGTGGGGCGGCAAGCCGGTCAAGCGCCTCGAACTGCCCCGCGACTGCACGCTGGTGGCGATCCTGCGTGGCCCGCGGGTGATCGTGCCCGAGTCGGACGAACCGCTCGAGGGTGGCGACGAGTTGCTGTTCGTGGCCGTCGCCGAGGCCGAAGACCAGTTGCAGGACCTGCTGCTGCACCCGCAGCTGCGCTGA
- a CDS encoding tRNA/helicase-type nucleic acid binding protein: protein MATAEGYLRRLTRRLTDDPEQLDVEELSDEAASTGAQRAIDCERGQEVTMIGTLRSVECNGKACAGGVKAELFDGTDSVMLVWLGQRRIPGIESGRTLKVHGRVGKLDNGAKAIYNPHYEIQK, encoded by the coding sequence ATGGCAACGGCCGAAGGGTATCTGCGCCGGCTCACGCGACGGTTGACAGACGACCCCGAGCAACTCGACGTCGAAGAGCTCAGCGACGAAGCCGCCTCGACCGGCGCCCAAAGAGCGATCGACTGCGAACGCGGTCAGGAAGTGACGATGATCGGCACCCTGCGCAGCGTCGAATGCAACGGCAAGGCATGCGCGGGCGGCGTGAAGGCCGAGCTGTTCGACGGCACCGATTCGGTGATGCTGGTCTGGCTCGGTCAGCGCCGCATCCCGGGTATCGAGTCGGGCCGCACCCTCAAGGTGCACGGTCGCGTCGGCAAGCTCGACAACGGAGCCAAGGCCATCTACAACCCGCACTACGAGATCCAGAAGTGA
- a CDS encoding secreted alanine rich protein produces MVAQITEGTAFDEHGRPFRRRNFLPAILLFVALSVVTLMVWVIALNRPADVPEAAVCNPPPAPSDPNAPASTLGEQVSRADMIDVSPARLADTKIRVLNASGQGGQAAEVASALKDLGFAEPTAANDPIYATARLDCQGQIRFGEAGRAAAAAVWLVAPCTELFQDERGDDSVDLALGTEFTELSSSDDIEAVLASLRPDATQASDSSLLSKIHSGTC; encoded by the coding sequence GTGGTCGCGCAAATCACAGAGGGAACCGCGTTCGACGAACACGGTCGCCCCTTCCGGCGGCGCAACTTTCTGCCCGCCATCCTGTTGTTCGTCGCCCTCTCGGTGGTGACGTTGATGGTGTGGGTCATCGCCCTGAACCGCCCCGCCGACGTGCCGGAGGCCGCGGTGTGCAATCCGCCGCCAGCGCCCAGTGATCCCAACGCCCCCGCTTCGACGCTGGGTGAGCAGGTGTCGCGCGCCGACATGATCGACGTGAGCCCCGCCCGCCTCGCCGACACAAAGATCAGGGTCCTCAACGCCAGCGGTCAGGGTGGTCAGGCCGCCGAGGTGGCCAGCGCGCTGAAGGACCTCGGCTTCGCCGAACCGACCGCGGCGAACGATCCGATCTACGCGACCGCGCGGCTGGACTGCCAGGGTCAAATCCGGTTCGGCGAAGCCGGACGGGCCGCGGCCGCCGCGGTGTGGCTGGTGGCGCCGTGCACCGAACTTTTTCAGGACGAGCGCGGCGACGACAGCGTCGATCTGGCTCTCGGCACAGAGTTCACGGAGTTGAGCAGCAGCGACGACATCGAGGCGGTGCTGGCGAGCCTGCGCCCCGACGCCACGCAGGCGTCCGACTCGTCGCTGCTGTCGAAGATCCACTCGGGGACCTGCTGA
- the suhB gene encoding inositol monophosphatase/fructose-1,6-bisphosphatase family protein produces MPDNDADPVLLRSVAEQLATEAAAFVRQRRAEVFGAPGSSTDDSGLRTKSSPTDPVTVVDTEAERLIRDRLAELRPGEHVLGEEEGGTPAHGDDLTWVLDPIDGTVNFVYGLEAYAVSVAVQRGGRSVAGAVANVPAGAVYSAALGHGASLRDADGTASLHTSGADDLSMSLLGTGFSYDREQRARQAAVLTRVLPEVRDVRRIGSCALDLCMVAAGQLDAYYEDGVHLWDWAAGALIAAEAGATLQLPQGSGATGGPGFITAAAPGVAAALDDVLRGAGAP; encoded by the coding sequence ATGCCCGACAACGACGCCGATCCCGTCCTGCTGCGCTCGGTCGCCGAGCAGCTGGCCACCGAAGCGGCCGCCTTCGTACGGCAGCGCCGTGCAGAGGTTTTCGGCGCCCCCGGCTCGTCGACAGACGATTCAGGGCTGCGAACCAAGAGCTCGCCCACCGACCCCGTTACCGTCGTCGACACCGAAGCCGAGCGACTGATCCGCGACCGGCTGGCAGAGCTGCGGCCCGGTGAGCATGTGCTCGGCGAAGAGGAGGGCGGAACCCCCGCGCACGGGGACGACCTCACCTGGGTGCTCGATCCGATCGACGGCACGGTCAACTTCGTCTACGGACTGGAGGCCTATGCGGTGTCGGTGGCCGTGCAGCGCGGCGGCAGATCGGTGGCCGGTGCGGTCGCGAATGTGCCCGCCGGCGCGGTGTACTCGGCTGCGCTCGGCCACGGCGCCTCTCTGCGCGACGCCGACGGCACCGCATCGCTGCACACCAGCGGCGCCGACGATCTGTCAATGTCGTTGTTGGGTACGGGTTTTTCGTACGACCGCGAACAGCGGGCCCGGCAGGCCGCGGTGTTGACGCGGGTCCTCCCCGAAGTACGCGACGTGCGCCGGATCGGATCGTGCGCACTGGACCTGTGCATGGTTGCGGCGGGTCAACTGGACGCCTACTACGAGGACGGCGTCCACCTGTGGGATTGGGCGGCCGGAGCGCTGATCGCCGCCGAGGCCGGGGCCACGCTGCAGTTGCCGCAGGGCAGCGGGGCGACGGGCGGGCCGGGGTTCATCACGGCCGCCGCACCGGGCGTTGCGGCCGCCCTGGACGACGTCCTGCGCGGCGCGGGCGCACCGTAG
- the dut gene encoding deoxyuridine 5'-triphosphate nucleotidohydrolase Dut yields MPTSLAVVRLDPDLPMPSRAHDGDAGVDLFSALDVELAPGERALVPTGIAVAIPHGMVGLVHPRSGLAARVGLSIVNSPGTIDAGYRGEIKVSLINLDPQAPIVVNRGDRIAQLLVQRVELPELVEVTSFDEAGLGESTRGVGGHGSSGGHASL; encoded by the coding sequence GTGCCCACTTCTCTGGCGGTCGTGCGCCTCGATCCTGATCTGCCGATGCCCAGCCGCGCCCATGACGGCGATGCGGGCGTCGACCTCTTCAGCGCGCTCGACGTCGAACTGGCGCCCGGTGAACGCGCGCTGGTTCCGACGGGTATCGCCGTGGCGATCCCGCACGGGATGGTCGGACTGGTGCATCCCCGCTCGGGTTTGGCTGCCCGCGTGGGGCTTTCGATCGTCAACAGCCCGGGCACCATCGACGCCGGCTACCGCGGCGAGATCAAGGTTTCGCTGATCAACCTCGATCCGCAGGCACCGATCGTCGTGAACCGCGGGGACCGCATCGCTCAGTTGCTGGTCCAGCGGGTAGAACTGCCCGAGCTGGTCGAGGTCACGTCTTTCGACGAGGCTGGTCTTGGTGAAAGCACCCGTGGCGTAGGTGGCCACGGTTCCTCCGGCGGACATGCGAGTTTGTGA
- a CDS encoding amino acid/polyamine/organocation transporter, APC superfamily, with amino-acid sequence MVLGRPFRSDRISHTLLPKRIALPVFASDALSSVAYAPEEIFLVLSVAGLAAYSMTPWIGLAVAGVMVIVIASYRQNVHAYPSGGGDYEVVTTNLGPTAGLTVASALLVDYVLTVAVSMSSAMSNIGSAVPFVNHHKVLFAVIAILLVAAINLRGIRESGTAFAIPTYAFMVGMFLMLGWGFFQIYALGEPLQAESANFEMHSEHGEIVGFALVFLVARAFSSGSAALTGVEAVSNGVPAFRKPKSRNAATTLALLGLFAVTLFMGIIMLAKETGVKIAERPHEQLVGAPADYHQKTLIAQLADAVFHDFSVGLFLIAGVTALILLLAANTAFNGFPVLGDILAQDRYLPRQLHTRGDRLAFSNGILFLAFAAIAFVVAFRAEVTALIQLYIVGVFVAFTLSQIGMVRHWTRLLRTETEPMFRRKMMRSRVINAIGCACTATVLVIVVVTKFVAGAWIAILAMGLLFGIMKLIHRHYDTVARELEEQAAAASDMVLPSRNHAIVLVSKLHLPTMRALAYARAIRPDTLEAITVSVDEGETRALMDKWEDSDISVPLKVVASPYREVTRPVLDYVKRISRESPRTVVTVFIPEYVVGHWWEQLLHNQSALRLKGRLLFEPNVMVTSVPWQLSSSERLKTLQPQSAPGDARRGFLE; translated from the coding sequence GTGGTCCTCGGCAGGCCGTTTCGCAGCGACAGGATTTCGCACACTCTGCTGCCGAAGCGGATAGCCCTTCCCGTCTTCGCCTCAGACGCCCTGTCGTCGGTGGCCTACGCGCCCGAAGAGATCTTTCTGGTGCTCTCGGTCGCCGGCCTGGCCGCCTACTCGATGACGCCGTGGATCGGGCTGGCGGTGGCCGGGGTCATGGTGATCGTCATCGCCAGCTACCGGCAGAACGTGCATGCCTACCCGTCCGGGGGCGGGGACTACGAGGTCGTGACCACCAACCTCGGACCCACTGCCGGCCTGACCGTGGCGAGCGCGCTACTGGTCGACTACGTGCTCACCGTCGCGGTGTCGATGTCCTCGGCGATGTCGAACATCGGCTCGGCCGTGCCGTTCGTGAACCATCACAAGGTGCTGTTCGCGGTGATCGCGATTTTGTTGGTGGCGGCGATCAACCTGCGCGGCATCCGAGAGTCCGGAACCGCTTTCGCCATCCCGACGTACGCGTTCATGGTCGGGATGTTCCTCATGCTCGGCTGGGGCTTCTTCCAGATCTATGCCCTCGGGGAACCGCTGCAGGCCGAATCGGCGAATTTCGAGATGCATTCCGAGCACGGGGAGATCGTCGGTTTCGCGCTGGTTTTCCTTGTGGCACGGGCGTTCTCATCCGGCAGCGCTGCACTGACGGGTGTGGAGGCGGTCAGCAACGGGGTGCCGGCGTTCCGCAAGCCCAAGTCGCGCAACGCCGCGACCACCCTGGCGTTACTCGGCCTGTTCGCGGTCACCCTGTTCATGGGCATCATCATGTTGGCCAAGGAAACCGGTGTGAAGATCGCGGAGCGACCGCACGAACAGCTCGTGGGCGCCCCGGCGGACTACCACCAGAAGACGCTGATCGCGCAGTTGGCCGACGCGGTCTTCCACGACTTCAGCGTCGGGCTCTTCCTGATCGCCGGTGTCACGGCGCTGATTCTGTTGCTGGCTGCCAACACGGCGTTCAACGGGTTCCCCGTCCTCGGCGACATCCTGGCGCAGGATCGTTACCTGCCGCGCCAATTGCACACGCGCGGAGACAGGTTGGCATTCTCCAACGGCATCCTGTTCCTGGCGTTCGCCGCGATCGCGTTCGTCGTGGCTTTCCGCGCCGAGGTGACCGCGCTGATCCAGCTCTACATCGTCGGTGTCTTCGTGGCATTCACACTGAGCCAGATCGGCATGGTGCGGCACTGGACGCGGCTGCTGCGGACCGAAACCGAGCCGATGTTCCGGCGCAAGATGATGCGTTCCCGCGTGATCAACGCGATCGGCTGCGCCTGCACCGCCACTGTGCTGGTGATCGTGGTGGTGACGAAATTCGTTGCCGGAGCCTGGATTGCGATCCTGGCGATGGGGCTTCTCTTCGGGATCATGAAATTGATCCACCGGCACTACGACACGGTGGCACGCGAACTCGAGGAGCAGGCCGCCGCGGCGAGTGACATGGTGCTGCCCAGCCGCAACCACGCCATCGTGCTGGTTTCAAAACTGCATCTGCCCACGATGCGCGCGCTGGCCTATGCCAGGGCCATCCGCCCGGACACGCTGGAAGCCATCACGGTCAGCGTCGACGAAGGCGAGACTCGGGCTCTGATGGACAAGTGGGAGGACAGCGATATCAGCGTTCCGCTGAAGGTCGTCGCCTCGCCGTACCGCGAGGTCACCCGACCGGTCCTCGATTACGTCAAGCGGATCAGCAGGGAGTCGCCGCGCACCGTCGTCACGGTGTTCATCCCTGAGTACGTCGTCGGTCACTGGTGGGAACAGCTGCTGCACAACCAGAGTGCGCTGCGGCTCAAGGGCCGCCTGCTGTTCGAACCGAACGTGATGGTGACATCGGTGCCGTGGCAACTGAGTTCCTCGGAGCGGCTCAAGACGCTTCAGCCGCAGTCGGCGCCCGGCGACGCGCGCAGGGGATTCCTGGAGTGA